The following are encoded in a window of Sphaerisporangium siamense genomic DNA:
- a CDS encoding carboxymuconolactone decarboxylase family protein produces MAYIELGNESPGVGGLMEYRPETGRSLSRLAETLLRDEETISHPDNTLTRGERELIATYVSSLNACKFCSTSHAAFAAAQLPGGAQTVADTCGDLGSAPVSDKLKALLRIAGAVQQSGKAVTAEDVAAARATGATDLEIHDTVLIAAAFCMYNRYVDGLGTWAPDDPAGYEQAARRIVAEGYMSRYAETAGA; encoded by the coding sequence GTGGCGTACATCGAGTTGGGTAACGAGTCCCCGGGTGTCGGCGGGCTCATGGAGTACCGGCCCGAGACCGGCAGGAGCCTGAGCCGGCTGGCCGAGACCCTGCTCAGGGACGAGGAGACGATCTCCCATCCGGACAACACGCTGACCCGCGGGGAGCGTGAGCTCATCGCCACCTACGTGTCCTCGCTGAACGCGTGCAAGTTCTGCTCCACCTCGCACGCCGCCTTCGCCGCCGCCCAGCTGCCCGGGGGCGCGCAGACGGTCGCCGACACCTGCGGCGACCTCGGGAGCGCCCCGGTGTCGGACAAGCTCAAGGCGCTGCTGCGCATCGCCGGCGCCGTCCAGCAGAGCGGCAAGGCCGTGACCGCCGAGGACGTCGCCGCCGCCCGCGCGACCGGCGCCACCGACCTGGAGATCCACGACACCGTCCTCATCGCCGCCGCGTTCTGCATGTACAACCGCTACGTGGACGGCCTCGGCACCTGGGCCCCCGACGACCCCGCCGGGTACGAGCAGGCCGCCCGGCGCATCGTCGCCGAGGGCTACATGAGCCGCTACGCCGAGACCGCCGGCGCCTGA
- a CDS encoding spermidine synthase: MGDRVGKRKSEPSPAPGRYTVDSGEVELLRDLDRPSGWLLSMGGVPQSYVDLDDPTYLEFEYVRLMADVIDVLDEGPLDVVHVGAGACTLPRYVAATRPGSRHIVIEPDAALVRLVRDHLRLRSVPALKVRVADGRSGAAGLRDASADLFVLDAFTGAVMPLDLATAEYMGDIARVLKDPGVLLVNLADGKGLPFARRVVATVQGTFRHVALLAEPGVLRGRRFGNLIVAASRAPLHIASLTRRAAGGLTQARCVAEDDLVKFVAGAPPIKDGDAVVAPVPPPDLFA; the protein is encoded by the coding sequence GTGGGAGACCGTGTGGGCAAGCGCAAGTCCGAGCCGAGCCCCGCCCCCGGCCGCTACACGGTGGACTCGGGCGAGGTCGAGTTGCTGCGCGACCTCGACCGGCCGAGCGGGTGGCTGCTGAGCATGGGCGGTGTGCCGCAGTCGTACGTGGACCTGGACGACCCGACGTACCTGGAGTTCGAGTACGTCCGGCTGATGGCCGACGTCATCGACGTGCTCGACGAGGGGCCGCTCGACGTCGTCCACGTGGGCGCGGGCGCCTGCACGCTGCCCCGGTACGTGGCCGCGACCCGGCCGGGCTCCCGGCACATCGTGATCGAGCCGGACGCCGCGCTGGTGCGGCTCGTCCGGGACCATCTGCGGCTGAGGTCGGTGCCCGCGCTGAAGGTGCGCGTCGCCGACGGGCGCTCCGGCGCCGCGGGGCTGCGGGACGCCTCGGCGGACCTGTTCGTGCTGGACGCCTTCACCGGGGCCGTCATGCCGCTGGACCTGGCGACGGCCGAGTACATGGGCGACATCGCGCGCGTGCTGAAGGACCCGGGCGTCCTGCTGGTCAACCTCGCCGACGGCAAGGGGCTGCCGTTCGCGCGCCGCGTCGTCGCGACCGTCCAGGGCACCTTCCGCCACGTCGCGCTGCTCGCCGAGCCCGGCGTCCTGCGGGGGCGCAGGTTCGGCAACCTGATCGTCGCCGCCTCCCGCGCTCCCCTGCACATCGCCTCACTGACGCGCCGCGCCGCGGGAGGGCTCACCCAGGCCCGGTGCGTCGCCGAGGACGATCTGGTGAAGTTCGTCGCCGGCGCCCCGCCCATCAAGGACGGCGACGCGGTCGTCGCCCCCGTCCCCCCGCCCGACCTCTTCGCCTGA
- a CDS encoding NTF2-like N-terminal transpeptidase domain-containing protein, whose translation MRRRGLLALVVFCAMLLAAGLAAVITDARRVTGGPEATGRAYLDAWAAENLAEMRGLVAFPPANFLEAHRRFDADLQVLSVKLTPGAVVARGEWAADLPFQGVRRIRELGEWKFSSVLRLAVRDGAWKVVWTPATLLPGVAADERLRLAKVSVPGTELLTRQGRPLPHDSGAKAYFDGLAHRVDRAEEDPASGWAVEAVSARTGASRSLVVFRPPTHRTLRTTVDWWTQAAAARALDGLAGPAAIVAVRPSTGEVLAVADRLPGLGAFFTAYPATFARLAVERLKGGGLRRAAAGLGFGGALTSGFGGVCGTVRAAGNAGAPAVDAAGRDSVTATPVCMALVAAAVQNGAWRPPRLMSERAVGRLETARVPAPRRLPAKPAAWLRRMMAVAGTTAGLPAGVAGTAGTAPAESGADHAWCVGYRDDLAFAVFVENGGTGAASAVPAAVRFLDAL comes from the coding sequence ATGCGCCGCCGAGGACTGCTCGCTCTCGTCGTGTTCTGCGCGATGCTCCTGGCCGCCGGGCTCGCCGCCGTCATCACCGACGCCCGCCGCGTCACCGGCGGCCCCGAGGCGACCGGCAGGGCCTACCTCGACGCCTGGGCCGCCGAGAACCTCGCCGAGATGCGCGGGCTGGTCGCCTTCCCGCCCGCGAACTTCCTGGAGGCGCACCGGCGGTTCGACGCCGACCTCCAGGTCCTGTCGGTCAAGCTGACGCCCGGGGCCGTCGTGGCCCGCGGCGAGTGGGCCGCCGACCTGCCCTTCCAGGGGGTGCGGCGGATCAGGGAGCTCGGCGAGTGGAAGTTCTCCTCGGTGCTGCGCCTGGCCGTCAGGGACGGCGCGTGGAAGGTCGTCTGGACGCCCGCGACGCTCCTGCCCGGCGTCGCCGCCGACGAGCGCCTGCGCCTGGCGAAGGTCTCCGTGCCCGGCACCGAGCTGCTGACCCGGCAGGGCAGGCCCCTGCCGCACGACAGCGGCGCCAAGGCGTACTTCGACGGCCTGGCGCACCGGGTGGACCGGGCCGAGGAGGACCCGGCGTCGGGCTGGGCCGTCGAGGCGGTCTCCGCGCGGACCGGGGCGTCCCGGAGCCTGGTGGTGTTCCGCCCGCCCACGCACCGCACCCTGCGCACGACCGTGGACTGGTGGACGCAGGCCGCTGCGGCCCGGGCCCTGGACGGCCTCGCCGGCCCGGCCGCGATCGTCGCGGTGCGCCCGTCCACGGGCGAGGTGCTGGCCGTGGCGGACCGCCTGCCGGGCCTCGGCGCCTTCTTCACGGCCTACCCGGCGACGTTCGCCCGCCTGGCGGTCGAGCGGCTCAAGGGCGGCGGGCTGCGGCGCGCGGCGGCGGGCCTCGGGTTCGGCGGAGCCCTGACCTCCGGCTTCGGCGGGGTCTGCGGCACCGTGCGCGCGGCAGGGAACGCCGGCGCGCCGGCCGTGGACGCCGCCGGCCGCGACTCGGTGACCGCCACCCCCGTGTGCATGGCGCTGGTCGCCGCGGCCGTCCAGAACGGCGCCTGGCGCCCGCCGCGGCTGATGTCGGAGCGCGCGGTCGGTCGCCTGGAGACGGCCCGCGTTCCCGCGCCGCGGCGGCTGCCCGCCAAGCCGGCCGCGTGGCTGCGGCGGATGATGGCGGTGGCCGGGACCACCGCCGGCCTGCCTGCGGGCGTGGCCGGCACGGCGGGCACGGCTCCGGCGGAGTCGGGCGCCGACCACGCCTGGTGCGTGGGCTACCGGGACGATCTGGCGTTCGCGGTGTTCGTCGAGAACGGCGGCACGGGCGCGGCGAGCGCCGTCCCGGCCGCCGTACGCTTCCTGGACGCCCTCTGA
- the lat gene encoding L-lysine 6-transaminase, with protein MSVLERLSRHLLIDGYRLELDLERSGGSWIVDGGTGRRYLDFYTFFASAPLGVNPFDDDPAFVTLLGRIASNKPANSDLYSVHLADFADTFARVLGDPELPHLFFVEGGALAVENALKCAFDWKSRSNESLGRPRELGGKVLHLTRAFHGRSGYTLSLTNTEPVKTDRFPLFAWPRIDVPAIHFGDVEAAERRALDQARAAFAAHPHDIACFIAEPIQGEGGDNHMRPEFLQAMQRLCHEHDALFVLDEVQTGAGLTGTPWAYQQLGLAPDIVAFAKKVQVGGIMAGRRVDEVPGNVFRTSGRINSTWGGGLVDMVRSRRMLEIVERDGLIPRAGELGQRLLAGLRDLERAFPELVSNARGRGLMCAFDVSTGRDRLVAALREDEGVLVLPCGERSVRLRPALSVREEEIDLGLAAFGRALTAARDAMAVPA; from the coding sequence ATGAGCGTCCTCGAACGTCTCTCGCGGCACCTGCTCATCGACGGCTACCGGCTGGAGCTGGATCTGGAGCGCAGCGGCGGGTCCTGGATCGTGGACGGCGGCACCGGCCGCCGGTACCTCGACTTCTACACCTTCTTCGCCTCGGCCCCGCTCGGCGTGAACCCGTTCGACGACGACCCCGCGTTCGTCACCCTGCTCGGCAGGATCGCCTCCAACAAACCGGCCAACTCCGACCTCTACAGCGTCCACCTCGCCGACTTCGCCGACACCTTCGCCCGCGTGCTCGGCGACCCCGAACTCCCCCACCTGTTCTTCGTCGAGGGCGGGGCGCTGGCCGTCGAGAACGCGCTCAAGTGCGCCTTCGACTGGAAGAGCCGCAGCAACGAGTCGCTCGGCCGCCCCCGCGAGCTCGGTGGCAAGGTGCTGCACCTCACCCGGGCCTTCCACGGCCGCAGCGGCTACACCCTCTCGCTCACCAACACCGAACCGGTCAAGACCGACCGCTTCCCCCTCTTCGCGTGGCCGCGGATCGACGTGCCCGCCATCCACTTCGGCGACGTCGAGGCGGCCGAGCGCAGGGCGCTGGACCAGGCCCGGGCCGCCTTCGCGGCGCACCCGCACGACATCGCCTGTTTCATCGCCGAGCCGATCCAGGGCGAGGGCGGGGACAACCACATGCGCCCGGAGTTCCTCCAGGCCATGCAGCGCCTCTGCCACGAGCACGACGCGCTGTTCGTCCTGGACGAGGTGCAGACCGGCGCGGGGCTCACCGGCACGCCGTGGGCCTACCAGCAGCTCGGCCTCGCGCCCGACATCGTGGCCTTCGCCAAGAAGGTGCAGGTGGGGGGGATCATGGCGGGCCGCAGGGTGGACGAGGTGCCGGGCAACGTCTTCCGGACGAGCGGGCGCATCAACTCCACCTGGGGCGGCGGCCTCGTCGACATGGTGCGCTCCCGGCGCATGCTGGAGATCGTCGAGCGGGACGGGCTCATCCCGCGCGCCGGGGAACTCGGTCAGCGCCTGCTGGCCGGCCTGCGGGACCTGGAGCGGGCCTTCCCCGAACTGGTGAGCAACGCCAGGGGCAGGGGCCTCATGTGCGCGTTCGACGTCTCCACCGGCAGGGACCGCCTGGTGGCCGCGCTGCGCGAGGACGAAGGGGTGCTCGTCCTGCCGTGCGGCGAGCGCTCGGTGCGGCTCCGCCCGGCGCTGTCGGTGCGCGAGGAGGAGATCGACCTGGGCCTCGCGGCGTTCGGGCGCGCGTTGACGGCGGCCCGGGACGCCATGGCGGTGCCGGCCTGA
- a CDS encoding 4a-hydroxytetrahydrobiopterin dehydratase, protein MDRLDDEAITTRLAEVPDWRREGDEIRRTITAPDFRTAIAIVNDVAEQAEHLNHHPDIDIRWRRLHLALTTHDAGGLTETDFKLAARIDAIAADHGA, encoded by the coding sequence ATGGACAGGCTGGACGACGAGGCGATCACCACCCGGCTGGCCGAGGTGCCCGACTGGCGGCGCGAGGGCGACGAGATCCGGCGCACGATCACGGCGCCCGACTTCCGCACGGCCATCGCCATCGTCAACGACGTGGCCGAGCAGGCGGAGCACCTGAACCATCACCCCGACATCGACATCCGCTGGCGGCGGCTGCACCTGGCCCTCACCACCCACGACGCCGGGGGCCTGACCGAGACGGACTTCAAGCTCGCCGCGCGGATCGACGCCATCGCCGCCGACCACGGCGCCTGA
- the orn gene encoding oligoribonuclease, with product MSDLLVWIDCEMTGLDLGRDALVEVACVVTDGELNQLDEGVDVIIKPPREALEQMSEVVRQMHTSSGLLTALGEGVTLAEAESAILEYIRRHVSEPKKAPLCGNSISTDRSFIARDMPAVDAYLHYRMVDVSSVKELVRRWYPRVYFASPAKQGGHRALADITESVQEMRYYRAAVFVPQPGPDSATAREVAEAITGS from the coding sequence ATGAGTGACCTGCTGGTCTGGATCGACTGCGAGATGACCGGACTCGACCTCGGCCGCGACGCGCTCGTCGAGGTCGCGTGCGTGGTGACCGACGGCGAGCTGAACCAGCTCGACGAGGGCGTGGACGTCATCATCAAGCCCCCGCGGGAGGCTCTGGAGCAGATGTCGGAGGTCGTGCGGCAGATGCACACCTCCTCGGGCCTGCTCACCGCCCTCGGCGAGGGCGTCACCCTCGCCGAGGCCGAGTCGGCGATCCTGGAGTACATCCGGCGGCACGTCTCCGAGCCCAAGAAGGCGCCGCTCTGCGGCAACTCCATCTCCACCGACCGCTCCTTCATCGCGCGCGACATGCCCGCGGTCGACGCCTACCTGCACTACCGCATGGTGGACGTCTCCTCCGTCAAGGAGCTGGTCCGCCGCTGGTACCCGCGGGTCTACTTCGCCTCCCCCGCCAAGCAGGGGGGGCACCGCGCGCTGGCCGACATCACCGAGAGCGTGCAGGAGATGCGGTACTACCGCGCCGCCGTCTTCGTCCCCCAGCCCGGCCCCGATTCCGCGACCGCGCGCGAGGTCGCGGAGGCGATCACCGGGTCTTGA
- a CDS encoding M20 metallopeptidase family protein, translated as MSLREAAHDIGDELIRLRHALHREPELGLDLPRTQEKVLAALAGLPLTVSTGKGLSSVTAVLRGARPGPAVLLRGDMDALPVTERGGSAVVSETPGRMHACGHDLHTTMLAGAAHLLAARRDRLAGDVVFMFQPGEEGAGGAKIMIDEGVLDAAGHRPVAAYALHVISSVIPQGTFVSRAGPIMAAADRLIVTVRGAGGHGSTPHRASDPIPAACEMVTALQTMVTRGFDVFDPVVVTVGSFHAGTADNIIPEEARFEATVRSFSAEAHTRVQERILTLLHGIGAAHGLTVDAHYDVSYPVTVNDRGEAAFVGDTVREVFDEHRYITAPQPFTGAEDFSFVCDQVPSAFIALGACPAGVDPARAAYNHSPEAAFDDAVLADGAALYAELAERRLSREAVTG; from the coding sequence GTGTCACTTCGCGAAGCCGCCCACGACATCGGCGACGAGCTGATCCGCCTGCGCCACGCGCTGCACCGGGAGCCCGAACTCGGGCTGGACCTGCCGAGGACACAGGAGAAGGTGCTCGCCGCGCTCGCGGGGCTTCCCCTCACGGTCTCCACGGGCAAGGGCCTCAGCTCGGTCACGGCCGTGCTGCGCGGCGCGCGGCCGGGTCCGGCGGTCCTGCTGCGCGGGGACATGGACGCCCTGCCGGTGACCGAGCGCGGCGGGTCCGCCGTGGTCTCCGAGACGCCCGGGCGCATGCACGCCTGTGGGCACGACCTGCACACCACGATGCTCGCCGGAGCGGCCCACCTGCTCGCCGCCCGGCGCGACCGTCTCGCCGGGGACGTGGTGTTCATGTTCCAGCCGGGTGAAGAGGGCGCGGGCGGCGCCAAGATCATGATCGACGAGGGCGTGCTGGACGCCGCCGGGCACCGTCCCGTCGCCGCCTACGCGCTGCACGTCATCAGCTCGGTGATCCCGCAGGGCACGTTCGTCAGCCGCGCCGGCCCCATCATGGCCGCGGCCGACCGTCTCATCGTCACCGTGCGCGGCGCGGGCGGGCACGGCTCCACGCCGCACCGCGCGAGCGACCCGATCCCGGCGGCGTGCGAGATGGTCACCGCGCTGCAGACGATGGTGACCCGCGGCTTCGACGTCTTCGACCCCGTGGTCGTCACGGTGGGCAGCTTCCACGCCGGGACGGCGGACAACATCATCCCCGAGGAGGCCCGGTTCGAGGCGACGGTGCGGTCGTTCTCCGCCGAGGCGCACACCCGCGTCCAGGAGCGCATCCTGACGCTGCTGCACGGCATCGGCGCCGCGCACGGGCTGACCGTCGACGCCCACTACGACGTCAGCTACCCGGTGACCGTCAACGACCGGGGCGAGGCCGCCTTCGTCGGCGACACCGTGCGCGAGGTCTTCGACGAACACCGCTACATCACGGCCCCGCAGCCCTTCACCGGGGCGGAGGACTTCTCGTTCGTCTGCGACCAGGTGCCGTCGGCGTTCATCGCCCTCGGCGCGTGCCCCGCCGGGGTCGACCCGGCCCGCGCCGCCTACAACCACTCCCCCGAGGCGGCCTTCGACGACGCCGTGCTCGCCGACGGCGCGGCCCTGTACGCCGAACTGGCCGAGCGGCGCCTGTCGCGGGAGGCCGTGACCGGCTGA
- a CDS encoding GNAT family N-acetyltransferase → MTSLDDLRPSPPVAGLRLERVAADSPLIPDVQARIGAPHGWRSASRTPQEWSDWLSHPLRQYWLIMDGPRVAGIADIEPHPGGDVEITTFGLLPEFVGKGLGGYALTLAIAQAWRVEPLEADAVRRVWLHTSTNDHPNALPNYTRRGLRPFRTETVSPDGPA, encoded by the coding sequence ATGACCAGCCTGGATGACCTCCGCCCCTCCCCTCCGGTGGCGGGGCTGCGGCTCGAACGCGTGGCGGCCGACTCGCCCCTGATCCCGGACGTGCAGGCGCGCATCGGCGCCCCTCATGGCTGGCGCAGCGCGTCCAGGACCCCGCAGGAGTGGTCGGACTGGCTGTCGCACCCCCTGCGGCAGTACTGGCTGATCATGGACGGCCCGCGGGTCGCCGGCATCGCCGACATCGAACCCCACCCCGGGGGCGACGTGGAGATCACGACGTTCGGCCTGCTGCCCGAGTTCGTGGGCAAGGGCCTCGGCGGGTACGCCCTGACGCTGGCCATCGCCCAGGCGTGGCGGGTGGAGCCGCTGGAGGCCGACGCGGTGCGGCGGGTCTGGCTGCACACCTCCACGAACGACCACCCGAACGCGCTGCCCAACTACACCCGCCGCGGCCTTCGCCCGTTCCGCACCGAGACCGTCTCCCCCGACGGGCCCGCCTGA
- a CDS encoding HdeD family acid-resistance protein, which produces MRDIGDHEVVGTRSRLAWWMLVVRGICAVVFGVLAVIWPLITLLTLVVLFGAFAVVSGVLTLGHAFRGDHPRDSRTWMVVSGVLSILAGLIAWFWPAITALALLLLIAVYAVVIGVAEIVAAVRRRRAGDAEWSYLGSGVLAVIFGILLFIWPATGALAVTWLIGLFAIAYGIALLVLAYRIRDVGHRGAEGTAAHAM; this is translated from the coding sequence ATGCGTGACATCGGCGACCACGAGGTCGTGGGAACGAGGAGCCGCCTCGCCTGGTGGATGCTCGTCGTGCGCGGGATCTGCGCGGTGGTGTTCGGCGTGCTGGCCGTCATCTGGCCGTTGATCACGCTGCTGACGCTGGTGGTGCTCTTCGGCGCCTTCGCGGTCGTCAGCGGGGTCCTCACCCTCGGCCACGCCTTCCGCGGCGACCATCCCCGCGACTCGCGGACCTGGATGGTCGTCTCCGGCGTGCTGAGCATCCTCGCGGGCCTCATCGCCTGGTTCTGGCCCGCCATCACGGCGTTGGCGCTGCTCCTGCTGATCGCCGTCTACGCGGTCGTCATCGGCGTGGCGGAGATCGTCGCCGCGGTCCGGCGCCGCAGGGCGGGCGACGCCGAGTGGTCGTACCTGGGGAGCGGCGTGCTCGCGGTGATCTTCGGAATCCTGCTCTTCATCTGGCCCGCCACGGGCGCGCTGGCGGTGACCTGGCTGATCGGCCTGTTCGCGATCGCGTACGGCATCGCGCTGCTGGTGCTGGCCTACCGGATCAGGGATGTCGGCCACCGCGGGGCCGAGGGCACGGCCGCCCACGCGATGTAG
- a CDS encoding helix-turn-helix domain-containing protein: protein MSVDDATYNEHAHTGLSKREAEVMELIATGHSNGEIAQRLFLSEKTVKNHVNRIYSKLGADSRVTAIGLWRSLTPGQSRT from the coding sequence ATGAGTGTCGATGACGCCACGTACAACGAGCACGCGCACACAGGGTTGAGCAAACGCGAGGCCGAGGTGATGGAGCTGATCGCGACCGGACATTCGAACGGGGAGATCGCGCAGCGGCTCTTCCTCAGCGAGAAGACCGTGAAGAACCACGTCAATCGCATTTACTCGAAGCTCGGCGCCGATTCCCGGGTGACCGCCATCGGACTGTGGCGGAGCCTGACCCCGGGACAGTCCCGCACCTGA
- a CDS encoding TetR/AcrR family transcriptional regulator produces MTTPDMEARVRRQDAHTRQERAHRILDTAGELLLRWGYDKTTIDDVARSAGVAKGTIYLHWKSREELFTALLRRDRVRLLEQVRDGLARRPGGVSVRELFHHLALGLTRRPLVKAVLLGDVTVLGKLIHQRPETRVAEGMRSLAEAYLRMLRGQQAVRTDLSLLDQANVIGATLYGFFLAPPHMPVDHRLPEERMAQLLADTLHRALAPGRALSPHEKATIAQATLSYLDAAVSVAKEQLDLSLTPPSSDGRART; encoded by the coding sequence ATGACGACTCCCGACATGGAAGCCCGCGTGCGCAGGCAGGACGCGCACACGCGCCAGGAGAGAGCCCACCGGATCTTGGACACCGCCGGCGAACTGCTCCTGCGCTGGGGTTACGACAAGACCACGATCGACGACGTGGCGCGCTCGGCGGGCGTGGCCAAGGGGACGATCTATCTGCACTGGAAATCGCGCGAGGAGCTCTTCACCGCGCTCCTGCGCCGCGACCGGGTCCGGCTGCTGGAGCAGGTCCGCGACGGGCTCGCCCGGCGTCCCGGCGGCGTGAGCGTCCGGGAGCTCTTCCACCACCTGGCGCTGGGCCTGACCCGGCGGCCTCTGGTGAAGGCGGTGCTGCTCGGTGACGTGACCGTGCTCGGCAAGCTGATCCACCAGAGGCCCGAGACCCGGGTCGCCGAGGGCATGCGCTCGCTGGCCGAGGCGTACCTGCGCATGCTGCGCGGGCAGCAGGCGGTCCGCACGGACCTGTCCCTGCTGGACCAGGCCAACGTCATCGGCGCCACGCTGTACGGGTTCTTCCTCGCTCCGCCGCACATGCCCGTGGACCACCGCCTGCCGGAGGAGAGGATGGCCCAGCTCCTGGCCGACACCCTGCACCGCGCGCTGGCCCCCGGCCGCGCTCTCTCCCCCCATGAGAAGGCCACGATCGCCCAGGCGACGCTGTCGTACCTGGACGCGGCCGTGAGCGTGGCCAAGGAGCAGCTCGACCTGTCGCTCACGCCGCCCTCGTCCGACGGGCGCGCGCGGACCTAG
- a CDS encoding DUF2510 domain-containing protein, with amino-acid sequence MTQTPAGWYPDPYGTPQLRWWDGTQWTDATHPLESSPGQSGPVSTGQWAQPGQAAQAGPGAPPQPGPGTGPQGQPGTGPQGSPVTGPQGQPGAAPQGQPGTGSQGQPTGPQSPPGGPQSQTGPQQAPPPPGGQGPQGAGPQGGTGPQFLPQGSPYGGQQGPAGGQGPQGTGQFTPPGSGQYAPPGTGQYGRPGQPGQPGQPGPYAPPDQFARPGAPYGGPGQQQWGGQAPGATAQFSAPEFGGPPPPAKKNTLPWVLGGGAVVILLVVALVIGVTLVRRGEETPVAVNTPAPSETIEPSDPQITPPLETTPTPEPSPDSTDYPAVLPTPKDGVIADPRTGLSYTYPGGDWRVPSWQEWNGSGPADRRFPQWTSGFEITSQKNYDGEDHDWVGQVSTAPLPEIFEYKGPDDLRNTVGQVMITYDKVFYSPPHKRKVVKEAAMDVSGKKAWLLRLEMDFTEVAKKSGWKFRKEQAFYLLVDQGPGQRPTLMYASIPDNLDTKVIDRVLDSLKAS; translated from the coding sequence ATGACGCAGACCCCCGCCGGCTGGTACCCCGACCCGTACGGAACCCCCCAACTGCGTTGGTGGGACGGCACGCAGTGGACCGATGCCACCCACCCGCTGGAGAGTTCCCCGGGGCAGAGCGGGCCGGTATCGACCGGCCAGTGGGCGCAGCCGGGCCAGGCGGCGCAGGCGGGGCCCGGCGCACCGCCCCAGCCCGGCCCCGGCACGGGACCGCAGGGACAGCCCGGTACGGGACCGCAGGGTTCGCCCGTCACGGGACCGCAGGGACAGCCCGGCGCGGCCCCGCAGGGGCAACCCGGCACGGGGTCGCAGGGGCAGCCGACCGGCCCGCAGAGCCCGCCCGGAGGTCCGCAGTCCCAGACGGGGCCGCAGCAGGCGCCTCCGCCGCCGGGCGGCCAGGGACCGCAGGGCGCGGGGCCCCAGGGCGGGACAGGGCCGCAGTTCCTGCCGCAGGGGTCGCCGTACGGGGGTCAGCAGGGGCCGGCGGGCGGCCAGGGACCGCAGGGCACCGGCCAGTTCACACCCCCCGGATCAGGGCAGTACGCCCCTCCCGGGACCGGCCAGTACGGCCGGCCGGGGCAGCCCGGCCAGCCCGGCCAGCCTGGTCCGTACGCGCCGCCTGACCAGTTCGCCCGTCCCGGAGCGCCGTACGGCGGCCCCGGGCAGCAGCAGTGGGGCGGGCAGGCCCCCGGTGCGACCGCGCAGTTCTCCGCGCCGGAGTTCGGCGGCCCGCCGCCCCCCGCGAAGAAGAACACCCTGCCGTGGGTGCTCGGCGGCGGCGCGGTGGTGATCCTCCTGGTCGTGGCCCTGGTGATCGGCGTCACCCTCGTCCGGCGGGGTGAGGAGACCCCGGTGGCCGTGAACACCCCGGCCCCGAGCGAGACGATCGAGCCGTCGGACCCGCAGATCACGCCCCCGCTGGAGACGACGCCCACGCCGGAGCCGAGTCCCGACAGCACCGACTATCCCGCCGTCCTGCCCACGCCCAAGGACGGCGTGATCGCCGACCCGCGCACGGGGCTGTCGTACACCTACCCGGGCGGTGACTGGCGGGTGCCGAGCTGGCAGGAGTGGAACGGCAGCGGTCCGGCCGACCGGCGGTTCCCGCAGTGGACCAGCGGCTTCGAGATCACCTCTCAGAAGAACTACGACGGCGAGGACCACGACTGGGTGGGCCAGGTGTCGACCGCGCCCCTTCCGGAGATCTTCGAGTACAAGGGCCCGGACGACCTGCGCAACACGGTCGGTCAGGTCATGATCACCTATGACAAGGTCTTCTACTCGCCCCCTCACAAGCGCAAGGTCGTCAAGGAGGCGGCCATGGACGTGAGCGGCAAGAAGGCGTGGCTGCTCCGGCTGGAGATGGACTTCACCGAAGTGGCCAAGAAGAGCGGCTGGAAGTTCCGCAAGGAGCAGGCGTTCTACCTGCTGGTCGACCAGGGTCCCGGGCAGCGTCCTACCCTGATGTACGCCTCGATTCCGGACAATCTGGACACCAAGGTGATAGATCGCGTACTGGACTCTCTCAAAGCCTCCTGA